From Streptomyces sp. NBC_00690, a single genomic window includes:
- a CDS encoding histidine kinase N-terminal domain-containing protein, with amino-acid sequence MNDLVRQHTALGESDLEWLHLLVSEWQLLSDLSFADLVLWVPTRDGSRYVSVAQMRPNTGPTSYQDDMVGHLVPRGRRPLLDAALDEGRIVREGDPEWREEVPVRVESIPVRRDGRVLGVIARNTNLLTVRTPSRLELTYLQSASDLAQMIAAGTFPFPGQQVDMDASPRVGDGLIRLDAEGIVQYASPNALSAYHRLGLASDLVGHHLGQVTADLAPSRGPVDEALVKLASGYAPRETEVEGNGGVIQLRAIPLKPKGSRIGSLVLLRDVTELRRRERELITKDATIREIHHRVKNNLQTVAALLRLQARRMDSAQGREALNEAVRRVGSIAIVHETLSQTLDERVEFDEIADRVIAMVAEISPGRVVCRRTGRFGVLDAEVATPLSMVLTEVLQNALEHAFPAGERGFVEVAAVRGERSGDPQQKGRLLITIQDDGCGLPEGFDAQRAGNLGLQIVRTLVEGELGGVFDMLPVTEPGHGTRVVLDIPVSAQK; translated from the coding sequence ATGAACGACCTCGTACGCCAGCACACCGCGCTCGGCGAGTCCGATCTCGAATGGCTGCATCTGCTGGTCTCGGAGTGGCAGCTGCTCTCCGACCTGTCCTTCGCGGACCTCGTCCTGTGGGTCCCCACCCGGGACGGCTCCCGCTATGTGTCGGTGGCCCAGATGCGCCCGAACACGGGCCCGACCTCCTACCAGGACGACATGGTCGGCCATCTCGTCCCGCGCGGGCGCCGCCCGCTGCTCGATGCCGCGCTCGACGAGGGCCGGATCGTGCGCGAGGGCGACCCGGAGTGGCGCGAGGAGGTTCCCGTACGGGTCGAGTCGATCCCCGTGCGCCGGGACGGCCGGGTGCTGGGGGTGATCGCGCGCAACACCAATCTGCTGACCGTGCGCACGCCGTCGCGGTTGGAGCTCACCTATCTCCAGAGCGCCTCAGACCTCGCCCAGATGATCGCTGCCGGAACGTTCCCCTTCCCCGGGCAGCAGGTCGACATGGACGCCTCACCACGGGTCGGTGACGGACTGATCCGGCTCGATGCCGAGGGGATCGTGCAGTACGCGAGCCCCAATGCCCTCTCCGCTTACCACCGGCTCGGACTGGCATCGGACCTCGTCGGCCATCACCTCGGCCAAGTGACCGCCGATCTCGCCCCTTCGCGCGGCCCGGTAGACGAAGCCCTGGTCAAGCTCGCCAGTGGCTATGCGCCGCGGGAGACGGAGGTGGAGGGCAACGGTGGAGTGATCCAGTTGCGCGCTATTCCGCTGAAGCCCAAGGGCAGCCGGATCGGTTCGCTCGTCCTGCTGCGCGACGTCACGGAACTACGTCGTCGCGAGCGTGAGTTGATTACCAAGGACGCGACCATCCGGGAGATCCACCACCGGGTGAAGAACAACCTCCAGACCGTCGCCGCGCTCTTGAGGCTCCAAGCCCGGCGCATGGACTCAGCCCAGGGCCGCGAGGCGCTCAACGAGGCCGTACGGCGGGTCGGTTCCATCGCCATCGTGCATGAGACGCTCTCGCAGACCCTCGACGAGCGGGTCGAATTCGACGAGATCGCGGACCGGGTGATCGCCATGGTCGCCGAGATCTCCCCGGGAAGGGTCGTGTGCCGTCGAACGGGACGCTTCGGTGTTCTGGACGCCGAAGTCGCAACCCCGCTGTCGATGGTGTTGACCGAAGTGCTCCAAAACGCTCTGGAACACGCCTTCCCCGCGGGAGAACGGGGATTCGTGGAAGTCGCGGCGGTCCGCGGAGAACGCTCCGGCGACCCTCAGCAGAAGGGCCGGCTGCTGATCACCATTCAGGACGACGGCTGTGGATTGCCCGAGGGATTCGATGCCCAACGGGCCGGAAATCTTGGATTGCAGATCGTGCGGACCTTGGTGGAAGGCGAGTTGGGCGGCGTGTTCGACATGCTTCCTGTGACAGAACCGGGACACGGCACCCGAGTGGTGCTCGACATTCCGGTCAGCGCCCAGAAATAG